The segment GAAGTTTCTAACGATATCCAAGCCGTTCTGTGTCATGATCGATTCCGGGTGAAATTGTACTCCGAAAAGATTCACTTTCGTTTTATGGCGAACTCCCATGATCACTCCGTCCTGAGTCTTTGACGAGACTTCTAAATCTTTGGGAAGGCTTTCGGGTTGAATGACTAATGAGTGATATCGAGTCGCTAAAAACGGAGATGGAATTCCGCTATAAATATCCAATCCGTCGTGCTCGATTAGACTGACTTTACCGTGCATAATGCTAGGAGCATTGACGATTTTGCCCCCGTAGACTAGTCCGATTGCCTGGTGACCCAGACACACGCCCAATATCGGAAGCTTCCCACTTAATTCTTTTAGAATATCCAAGCACACTCTGGAATCTTCCGGGCGTCCGGGACCCGGACTCAATACGATTCCTTTCGGGTTCAATTCCAGAATCCGGTTTAAATCTATTTTATCGTTTCGAAAGACTTCGACCTGATTTCCAATTTGGCAAAAATACTGATACAGATTATAGGTGAAGGAGTCGTAGTTATCGATGAGTAATATCATCTATTCCATTCTCCTTTGAGTCCGTTACGTGCAAAATCGACCGCGCGTAAAAGTGCCGCCATTTTGTTCTTTGTTTCTTCGAGTTCGCCTTCGGGAGAAGAATCATAAACCACTCCACCTCCGGCTTGAATGAAAGCTTTTTCTCCATAAAACGAAATAGTCCGGATAACGATCGCCATATCCGTATCGCCTGCATAGGAAATGTATCCTAACGCTCCCGAATAAATTCCGCGCCTTGTCCTCTCCAGCTCATCGATAATTTCCATGGCGCGAATTTTAGGAGCTCCCGAAACGGTACCTGCCGGTAAAGTGGCCCGGAGAAGATCATATACCGTCTTATTCTCTTTCAATACTCCGTAGCATTGACTGACGATATGCATAACGTGCGAGTATCGCTCGATGATTTTAAAATCTTCCACGCGAACGGATCCCGGCTCGCAAACTCTTCCCAAATCGTTTCTTCCTAAATCGACCAGCATAATGTGTTCGGCGATTTCCTTGGGATCGGAAAGAAGATTCTCCTCCAAAGCCTTGTCTAGCTCCGGAGTGGCGCCGCGAGGACGGGTTCCGGCAATCGGTCGCAGATATGTTTTCCTATCTTTGCACTTCACCATGATTTCCGGAGAAGATCCTACGATTGAAATATCGTCCAGCTTGAGAAAATACATATATGGACTCGGATTCACGGTCCTTAGCCCGCGATATACTTGAAAAGGAGGAACTCCTGGACGAAACTCCAATTTTCTGGAAGGAACTACCTGAAAAATATCGCCAGCATAAATGTATTCTTTCGCCTTTTGAACTGCTTTCTTGTAATCTTCGTCGGGAATATTCGGGCGATATTCCAAAGTCTCCGTCGTTTCCAGAGGATGCTTTACCCAACCTGGAACTTCCCCCTCTCGTAGATCTTTTTCGATCGTATCGATTCTAGCGAGAGTGGCTTCATAGCAAGCTTTGGTATCCTCAAAGTCGGAAAGTCTGGCGTTAACAACGATTCTTAATAAGCGATCCACATGATCCACTACCAAAACTTCGTCGTACAATGCAAAATATGCATCGGGTGACGGTTCGTCTTCCGGTTTCGTGTCCGGTATTTTTTCGTAATAGCGGACGCACGAATAAGATAGAAATCCTACGGCTCCGCCTTGGAAGGCAGGAAGGCGATGATCCGGCACGTATACGTCGTCCCCCATAGAATATTCCAAAAGAAACAAGGGATCGTACGTAATGATCTCGGTCTCGGGTTCGTTC is part of the Leptospira broomii serovar Hurstbridge str. 5399 genome and harbors:
- the trpE gene encoding anthranilate synthase component I produces the protein METPVSLFAKWGGTEAKHSFLLESVEGGENVGRNSFLGKEPYRLIYGKNGLFYISKRNEPETEIITYDPLFLLEYSMGDDVYVPDHRLPAFQGGAVGFLSYSCVRYYEKIPDTKPEDEPSPDAYFALYDEVLVVDHVDRLLRIVVNARLSDFEDTKACYEATLARIDTIEKDLREGEVPGWVKHPLETTETLEYRPNIPDEDYKKAVQKAKEYIYAGDIFQVVPSRKLEFRPGVPPFQVYRGLRTVNPSPYMYFLKLDDISIVGSSPEIMVKCKDRKTYLRPIAGTRPRGATPELDKALEENLLSDPKEIAEHIMLVDLGRNDLGRVCEPGSVRVEDFKIIERYSHVMHIVSQCYGVLKENKTVYDLLRATLPAGTVSGAPKIRAMEIIDELERTRRGIYSGALGYISYAGDTDMAIVIRTISFYGEKAFIQAGGGVVYDSSPEGELEETKNKMAALLRAVDFARNGLKGEWNR
- a CDS encoding anthranilate synthase component II; its protein translation is MILLIDNYDSFTYNLYQYFCQIGNQVEVFRNDKIDLNRILELNPKGIVLSPGPGRPEDSRVCLDILKELSGKLPILGVCLGHQAIGLVYGGKIVNAPSIMHGKVSLIEHDGLDIYSGIPSPFLATRYHSLVIQPESLPKDLEVSSKTQDGVIMGVRHKTKVNLFGVQFHPESIMTQNGLDIVRNFSRIVAET